TAGTCTGCTAGAGCAATAACAGAAGCATGCCCAaagaaacataaaagaaaagggaaaaaagacAACCAAGTGTCCGGGAAATCAATGGCCCTTGGGTGTGGCAAGTCGGAGCGCGGCAACAGTCATTGCGGTCATCATGAGGCCAAGCCGGTCATGATCCCTCTATCTACATAGCAGGTGCTAGTGCTGCAAAAATGCGTGGAATTTGAAGCTAGAGTCAGAAGCACGCCTAAGAAAGACCCGCTCATTAATCGTCTTGTTGTAATGTTGTGCGTCATCCGCAAGGTCCATGCTAACACCGCAAACACAAGTCAGAAGACAAGTCTCCTCGTTCCGGTCTGGTTGGTCCGGGTCTGAAGGAACCCGACTAGGTCTAGGGCTTCTCAATGGGCCCCTAGATCCTCATGGACAAAGCTCCGAAGAAGCCACGCCACCGGGCACGAAAAGAAGATGTGTGTCCCCATCTTTGGGACCACACAGAGGGGGCACAACTGACCACCAGGGTTGTGCCACTTAATCACCTCCGTCTCATATGGGAGGCGATCTTGTAGCACCTGCCAGACAAAAAAGTTGATCTTGAGAGGCAAAGGTGCTTTCCACAGAGGAAAGGTCCAGAAAAGAAACTGTCGTCGGCGCAAAAAATGCTACACCGAGCCAAAATAAAAGATCCTCGAAGGGGTCAACCACCAATATAAGGCGTCCGGATATTCCAAGAGCACCGGTGGGAGGGCAGCTCGCAAGTTAGCCCACTCCACGGTCACCACGAGCATAAATGTGAACCGAAACAAGGCGTTCCAATGGCCATTGTGGGAAGCCGTGGAGGCCAACACCATATGATCTGAGCAGACGCTGGCCCCTGGATGAGTCAAACCGAACACGGATGGATCAATGTCCAACGATAGTGCTCGTGCAAGAATGATTCTTAGGGATCATGAGGGTGCTATCCTCTTCAGTTCTTGCTGGCATCTCCATACATGGGATGATACCTTGGAGTCTGAAATTTTGACCCTCATGGAAGATATTTCATTAGCCTAAGAGTGCAGTAATTAATGTGCCAAATGATATGGAATCGGATTGCTTGAAGGCTTTTTTTTTGGAAATGAAGGtaaaacccccggcctctgcatcatgatgatgcatgcatCATGAGCGCGCTCGCTTCTGGGCCGCCTACGTCGACGACAAGCTGTTCCCGGCGTGGCTAGCCATCCTGCGCGCGGCCACGGAGGAGGAGAGAGCGCAAAAGCTCGCCGCTACGCTCCCGGTGCTCGCGCCCATGGAGGAGGCCTTCTCCGCCTGCTCGGCCTTCTCCTCCGGCAGCGACTCCATCGGGTACTTCGACCTCGCGCTCGGGTGCCAGCTCTTCTGGCTCGACGCGCTGAGGGAGATGTTCGGCGTGATGGTCATCGACGAGGGCAGGACCCCGCGCTTCGCCGCGTGGACCGAGAGGTTCCTGGAGACGGAGGCGGCCAAGATGGTGAAGCCGCCCATGAGCAGTATGCTGGAGTACGCCGGGCAGCTGCGGGCTCGCTGGGCTGCTGATGATACCGCGGCCGCCAAGTAGGTGGCTCGGTGGAGCTTCTTGAGGTCGACCCACGAGTGAAGATATGGCCAATGGTGTTGTTTTTTAAGGTTGCAATCGTGTGTCGTCACTTTATTTGTTTTCCAACATCATCATTCCTCTTAGTTGTGTGACCCATTTCATCACGCCTGTCCAGTATGCGATCTCTATCTCCAGGGACGGAGCCAGGATTTTAACATAGGGGGGCGAGCTTTTGCCTCTACTGTAGGGACTGGTAAAAAAATCATGCAGCGAAACTAGCCTAGGCTGATGAACTAAATTTTACTGGGCTATAAAAAAATTGGTGTCAGCTATGAGGTATTCAATTTTAATCAAAAGTTTCCACAAATCAAATGAGATTGCAATTCCCATGTATGAACTAAATACTTCTGGTACATAAGATAGACAATGTAAAAAGGCCCCTGATGCTAAAGGCACAAATTAATGTAGTTTTCCAACATAAACCATGGACAGATGGAGCAAGTAAAAAATGAGAAAAGTGACTAACCTAACGATTTCTCTTGCCTCGTCGCCCCTAACGTTCGCCATACGGCCGGCCGGTCGGCCGTGCGGCCGCAAGCTGGATCTCCCTCGCTGCAAATCCAGAGTTACTAGATTGGAAACTGTACATCGATGGATCAGGCGGCAGACGACCAGGCATAACCGCGTGAGGCATCGATGATCGATCTAGCAGCCAGGAAAcgatgtgcgtgcgtgcgtgcgtgcgtgagtCCCTGACCTAGCCCCCTTTGTATTCCATCGTTGGGCTTTTCTTATTCTTTTGGGCTCGGCCTACAAAATCTACTGCAGTAACTGCACTGCATATGGGCTGGGCTGGCCCGAGGAGCTGTTTCACGCTACGTACACAGATGACAAGCCGACAGGGGGGGCGAAACATCTCAAGCATACGGGTGATTAGCGAAAAAACTCATCGCTATTAAGCGAAAACAACATCGTTAGGGGGGGGGGTCTAGCCCCCCTCGTCCCCCCTGCATCCGTCCCTGtctatctctactacctaaaagaatcGAAAGGTTCCGTTTCCTCTCTTACGTCGTTGTTTTTGTCCGCACCTCCCCACCCTTCGTAACCTCACGTCCACCTATTTTTGGCACCTAATAAATAGTTTATGGAAACTGCCCTAATTTTTGCTGCAAATCATGTCTGTAAAAATCGTCCGTAGCAATGGAAGGAGACATAAATCTGTCCTTCCGTTTCTCACCTCCTTCCATTTCTGTTTCTCTTCTACCAAAGTTTTCGCTCCTCCCATGATCTCGCATTAATTACACATTCCATACGGAATGACTGAGATTGATTCCATCAATCACGTGGCCCTTCCTGCCTTCCATGTGTGCATACCTACGTGAGAACCCAAGATAATTCTACCACCATCAAACGCACGATCGAGTTTCTTGGCTCGTGTATATCGCGCTCGCCACGCCCCGGTGAATCCCGCACATCTTGCAGCTCTGGATTGGTTGCAATTTCTGTTTGGACGTTCAAGGAACAAGCTAGGACGGTGTAATTATGCAATGACGAGGAGAGGGCGCGGGGAGGCATGATTGCGAGCTGCAGGACGCGGCAGTGGAACTCATAGCGGTGTACGCATGGAGAGCGGCCATCGTCATCAAGTCCTTCATTGTCTGTGACTCCTGGCTATCGCGTTGTCTCTCCACATCGTCGATCAATCTCAGTCCCCATTGTTCGTACTACAGTCCCTCACCCGGTTCAGAGAAAGATTAATTTTTAATCATGTGTATGACCAGATCACCATTGTCTGCGACTCCTGGACATATGTTTTTGCTCTTTGTTAATTCCTTCATTGTGCTGGATGTGAATCAGAATGCTTTGCTACTCGTACATTCCCTTCTCTGAGAGATCTCTTTACTATGTAGATTTTTTTTGTAAAAAGCATTTGTTGTACACTTGTTAAGAGCAATAGAACCGAAGAGATTGATGTATTGTTTGTGCAGATTTTCCACTGACTTGAGTCCTAGCAGCAGTCATTTCTTCTTGGTTTTTTATATTAACGAATAAGATAATTCTTATTATGAACAGCTAATTGCATCTCTGCTTAGTGCATATAATGCTAGAGCAGCCCAGAGCTTATGCATGATTAGTAGTCAGGTTTGGAAATCATCATGGCACATTGCTGCATTGCATCAGGAAGGATAACAAAAATAAATTATGAGGGTCGAACAAGTTTATGCAAAAACACCCTTTATATTAATTAAGGTGTGTGCACTTTCCTGGGTatatgtttttttcttcttctttcaaaATCGCTGAGTATATGTTTGAAGTCTGCATTGTTGTACCCGGTTGATGAATGATTACCAAAGTAGTTTGCACTGAATGCGACGAGAATGGTTGCATTTGTTTGCACTGAATTATATTCTCCTTCCGTTCCTTAATATTAGGTATATCGGTTTTTTGAGAGAAATTCCAATTTGTAGGTGCATATATTTTTTACTCCCTATATGCATTGTCGATTCCAACCCTAAAGAAAATGCCATATCCATTTTTTTTGGAAGCCATGCTGCAATCGTGCATTGTGTTATTTTTTGAAGGATAATTAATGTACTCCTATAGGCGAAAGCGGTCCGGACGCcggcaaagcccccccccccccccaccccccggtTGGGTTTCGGTTCGCGGGAAGTCGAATGTCCAGACCAGTCCATGGGTGGATGGGGTACTGCATTGATGGTAAAATGCGTCCGGACCGCTCGGTCCTGAAAGATGCGGACGGTTTGAGAGTCACTGTTGAAGATGccctattattattatttattgatGAAGGATGGTTTTCCATATAAATGTAGTTGGTTGTCGTTCCCTTGCATGTCAAGCGTTTTCATTTGCTAAATGTCGTCGGAGTTTCCATTTGTTGATGAGGGGTGGTAGGTAGGGAGACAAAGACGTGACCATCAGTTAATAGTAGTGCTATAGAAACCATGCTCAGCATGTACGTGGGG
The sequence above is drawn from the Triticum aestivum cultivar Chinese Spring chromosome 7A, IWGSC CS RefSeq v2.1, whole genome shotgun sequence genome and encodes:
- the LOC123152521 gene encoding uncharacterized protein translates to MGGFTILAASVSRNLSVHAAKRGVLPSSMTITPNISLSASSQKSWHPSARSKYPMESLPEEKAEQAEKASSMGASTGSVAASFCALSSSVAARRMASHAGNSLSST